A window of Paenibacillus phoenicis genomic DNA:
GACAGGCTTAGCGGAGGATTAGCGGTAAAAAGTGGCGTTATTATGGAGCAAATCGCTCGAGTGCTGGGGTTTTGGCTGAAATAGCGCCTTGAAATACCGTTATTTTCACTGAGTGGCATGATTGCGTTGAAATAACGCCATAAATTACCGCTATTTTGAAACGGGATATGTAGCTTTGACACGGAGCATTACGCACCATTACGGAATATAACGGGGCAGTGCGGAGCATTCAAACATTCATTTAACGTAGTCTTTAACCATGAACGGCGGGAGGTAGGAACATCATGTCATCTTTTATTATTTATCCGGCTATCGACATTCGCGGCGGAAAGTGTGTGCGGCTGGTCCAAGGCGATTATGATCGTGAAACGGTGTATAACGCGAACCCGGTTGAGGTGGCCCGTTCTTGGGAAGCCCAAGGCGGGTCGTTTATCCATTTGGTCGATTTAGACGGCGCGAAGGCGGGGCATCCGGTCAATGATGAGCTGATCGGAGAGATCGCTCGCACCGTACAGGTGCCGGTCCAGGTTGGCGGCGGCCTGCGCACGCTGGATGACGTTAAGCGGCTGTTGTCGCTTGGCGTGAGCCGGGTCATTCTAGGTACGGCGGCGATTGAGGACCGGGCGTTCACTGAGGCGGTGCTGGGCACCTACGGCGATAAAGTCGCGATCGGCATCGATGCCCGAAACGGCTTCGTCGCGACGCGCGGTTGGCTGGAAACCTCCGAGGTTCAGGCGGAAGTGTTAGCGAAGGAACTCGCGGCCAAAGGGGCGGAGACGTTTATCTTCACCGATATCTCCCGTGACGGGATGATGCAAGGGCCTAACGTTGAGGCGATTTTGTCTCTGGCCCAGGCGTCCGGCAAGACGGTAATTGCCTCCGGCGGCGTCACGGTGCAGGACGATTTGCTGCGCCTCGCTGCCCACAGAGATCAAGGCATCGGCGGAGCTATCGTTGGCAAGGCGCTGTACACGGGGAATATTGATTTGGCTCAGGCGATCGAGGCGATTGGAGCTTTGAATCGTTGATCTCGAAATCAACGAATAGACGAATTACGGAAAGGAAGTCGAACCAGCATGCTCGCAAAGCGAATTATTCCCTGTCTGGACGTGAAGGACGGGCGGGTCGTCAAAGGCGTGAATTTTGTGAAACTGCGCGATGCCGGTGATCCGGTGGAGCTGGCCGCGTTGTATGATCGCGAGGGGGCGGATGAGCTCGTCTTTCTGGACATTTCCGCATCGCATGAAGGCCGGGCAACCATGATCGAGGTGGTGAAGCAAACGGCCGGCGAAATCGCCATCCCGTTTACGGTGGGCGGCGGGATCTCCCAGGTGGAGGATATGAAGCGCCTTCTCCGGGCCGGGGCCGATAAGATCGGCATCAATACGGCGGCGGTCGTTAATCCAGAGCTGATCTCGGACGGGGCACGCCGTTTTGGCTCCCAATGCATCGTTGTGGCTGTAGATGCCAAATATAACGCCGAGTGGGGCGAATGGGAAGTGTACACCCACGGAGGACGCAAACCGACGGGCATCCGTGCGCTGGAGTGGGTACGGGAAGCCGAGAAACGGGGCGCCGGGGAAATTCTGCTGACGAGCATGGACGCCGACGGCACCAAGGACGGGTTTGATCTGCCGCTGACCAGCGCGGTCAGCCGGGCGGTAGGCATTCCGGTCATCGCCTCGGGCGGGGCGGGGAAGACGGAAGATTTTTACGAGGTATTTACCGAAGGATATGCGGATGCGGCGTTGGCGGCGACGATTTTTCACTATAAAGAAATTGCCATACCGGATTTGAAACAGGAGTTAAAAGCCAAAGGGGTGGAGATACGATGACCGCAGAAAATCAACAGACCCTGCAACTCTCGCTTCCGATCGAAGCGTTGGAGCAGACGGTGAAGTGGGATGCAGCCGGTCTTGTGCCGGCCATTGTCCAGGATGCGCGCAGCAAGGAAGTGCTAATGCTGGCCTACATGAACCGCGAGTCGCTGCGCAAATCGGTGGAAACCGGCCAGACGTGGTTCTGGAGCCGGTCGCGCGCGGAGCTGTGGAATAAAGGGGCGACCTCCGGCAACACGCAGCAGATCACGGCCTTGAAGTATGATTGTGACGGCGATACGCTGCTCGTTGAGGTCATTGCGAACGGGCCGGCTTGCCACACGGGAGAGCCTACGTGCTTCTATCGCACGGCTGCTGCTGCCTCTACGGGATCGGGGAGCGGTGCCGATGAACGGTTCAAGGTGCTGGCTGAGCTGGAGCAGTTGATTGCGGAGCGTTATACCGAGCGTCCCGAAGGGGCGTACACCACGTATTTGTTTGAAAAAGGTCTCGATAAAATCCTCAAAAAGGTCGGCGAAGAAACCGCCGAGTCAATTATCGCAGCCAAAAACGGCGATAACGATGAGCTGCGTTACGAAGTCAGCGACCTGATCTACCATCTGCTGGTGTTGCTGCGTGAGCGCAATTTGCCGCTGGATGAAATTATGCAGGAGCTGGAGCGGCGTCATGAGCGGCCGCGGCGTGACTAAAGCGGAGGGGTGAAAAGATGCTGATCGACTACCATACCCATCATGAACGCTGTGGTCATGCCGTTGGCGCACTGGAGGATTACATCCGCCGAGGGATCGAGATCGGGTTGTCCCAGCTGGGCGTCTCTGACCATATGCCGCTGCTGCATGTGGATCCGGCTGCCTATTATCCGGAAATGGCAATGCCGATGGAGGAGCTGCCGCGGTACGTGGAGGAGGCTTTTCGCCTGAAGGAAAAATACCGCGGGCAGATCGATGTACGCGTCGGCCTGGAAGGCGATTATATCGAAGGCTGGGAGGAGCAAATCGAACGCATCATCACAGCATATCCGTGGGATTATGTGATCGGTTCGGTGCATTTTCTCGGGGAATGGGATGTATCGGATTTCCGCCAGGTCCACAACTGGGAAGGCAAGGATGTGTTCGCGGTATATGCGCAATACTATGATGCCGTGACCAAAGCGGCGCAAACCGGGTTTTACGATTTCCTTGGCCACCTCGACGTCATTAAGCGGTTTGGGTACAAGCCCGGGCCGGAGCTGGAGCAAGAGACGATTGAGCTGGAGCGGCGGGCCTTGGCTGCCGTGAAAGAAGCCGGGATCGCGATCGAGCTTAATGCCTCGGGACTGTCGAAGCCTTGTGCGGAGATGTTCCCTAGCGAGCGGATCTTGCAGGCGGCCATCGAGATGGGGATCCCGCTGACGGTGGGGTCGGATGCCCATGATCCCCAGAAGCTGAGCGAACATTTGGATCAAGCGCGAACGCTGCTGTATAAACTGGGAGTGCGGGAGTTGGCGACGTTCAAGGGACGTCGGCGGACGATGATTCCTTTGGAAGCAGATAAGTAAGAGCCCCAAAGCCATGGCTGGAAATTGCTGGACGCCCCGATCGAATCCATGTACGATAATAGTGTAGGGATGTCCAAGTCTTAAATGTCATAAATAAGGATTCGGGAGGATGTTATGGAAGCCAAAATGCGCATGTTTTCCGGTTCGTCCAATCCGAAGCTGGTATCGGATATCTGCAGTCGACTCGGGATCGAACCCGGGAAGGTGAAATTGTCGCGCTTCAAAAGCGGAGAAATTTATGTGCATTATGAGGAAAGTATCCGTAATTATGACGTATTTCTCGTACAGTCGCTATCCCATCCGATTAATGAGATGTTCGTCGAGCTCCTGGTGATGATCGATGCGGCCAAGCGGGCTTCCGCCCGCACGGTGAACGTCATCATGCCTTATTACGGCTACGCCCGGCAGGAGCGTAAATCCGCGCCGCGGGAACCGATTTCGGCTAAGCTGCTCGCTGATGTGCTGACGACGGCTGGGGCGAGTCGGGTCGTGACGATCGATTTGCACGCGCCGGCGATTCAGGGCTTCTTCAACATTCCGGTCGATCATCTGACCGCGTTAGACTTGATGACCGATTACCTGCGGGCCCAGCAGATTCCGAATCCCGTGATCGTCTCGCCGGATGCGGGACGGGCCTCGATGGCGGAGAAGCTGGCCAACGGACTGGACTCGCCGTTTGCCATCATGATTAAGAAGCGTCCCGCGCACAACCAGTCGGTGATCACGCATGTGATCGGCGACGTGGCCGGGCATACGCCGATTATCATCGAGGATTTGATCGACACTGGCTCCACCATTGTAAACGTTGTCGAAGGGTTAAAGGAACGGGGCGCGGAGGACGCCTATGTGTGCGCAACGCACGGGCTCTTCTCGGACAATGCCCTGGAGAAGCTGAAGCATCCCAATATCCGGCAAGTGGTCGTCACCGATTCGATCGCGCAGCCGGAGCTGCATTCGCCCCATGTGCAGGTGCTCTCTGTAGCGCCGATGTTGGCTCGGGCGACGCAGTTTATTCTAGAGGGCGGTTCGATTGCCGCTTTGTTCAAAGATCGAGGCATTTAGAAGTCCAACATCATTCAAGTAAAAAGCCAAGCCGCTGAAGAAGCGGCTTTTTTGTTCACGAGTTATTGGTTCCTACGCTTCTTAGCAGCTTTGGCTTCGGCGGCCAGGCGGTTTTCCGCCGCGCGGAAGAGAACGATGCGGCGAATCAGATCCAACGGCAGCGGCTGGTCCAAGGGAAACTGTACTGACCCTTTCCCGCCTTTGTAATGGGACAGTTCCTCCGCAAATTCCTTAGTACCGTTGGGGGTTGGGTAAAAACCGATATGTTTCTTAAACGCTGCGAAATGCACCAGGATTCTGCCATCGGTTTCAAAGGTCGGCATTTGATAGCTGATCCGCTCGATTGCGTTAGGCGCAACCTCCTGAACCAGCTTACGGATTTGCTGCAATCTGTCCTGAATCTCTGGCGGGAATTGGGCGATATATTCGTCGATCGTCGTAAATAGGGGTTGATTCGTGTCCATCGTTCGGAAGACTCCTTTTTTTACCGCTTGTGTGCATGCGTTCTTTTCAACTTTAGTGCCGTTTTTTTCTGAAAAAAATGGACCAGAGGATGTAAATCACCAGTGCGAATATCAATAAGGCAACAACCGTGTTTTCCCAAACAAACTCCATAATGGAAATAGCTCCTTTCTCTGCAAATATCTCAATTATTCGCCTGCGGAGAGTGGATTTCCTTCCAGTAGCGGCGCATCCGTTATTTTCCGCTCGGATTCCCCGTGGGAGGACAGCTTCTCCTATGTTATACTGTGGAATGGAGAGTTTACCTGAAACGTACGGAAAGTAGACTTGGAAGAATGAAATCAAAGGAGGTGCCTTGCTTGAAGGAAAGAAAGCGACCGGCTAAAACCCAGCGGGGGAAAGTGCTGCCGATCTCGATGGATGCGGGATTTTTCTTCGAGAGAGCCGTTTCTTCGTTGGACCGTTATCGCTACGACAAGGCATTAAAATATTTCCGCAAAGCCGTAGAATACGAGCCGAACAACCCGGTGAACCACTGCAATATGGCCGGTATTCTATCGGAGATGGGGGACTATGCGGCATCCAATGAGGTGCTCCAGACCGTGCTGGAGGAGATCGACCCGTCCATGACGGAATGTTATTTCTATATGGCGAACAATTACGCCAATATGGATATGTTTGAAGCGGCCGAAGAAGCGCTCATCCGCTATTTGGAGGAGGATGAACAGGGGCAGTTCCTGAGCGAGGC
This region includes:
- the hisA gene encoding 1-(5-phosphoribosyl)-5-[(5-phosphoribosylamino)methylideneamino]imidazole-4-carboxamide isomerase; protein product: MSSFIIYPAIDIRGGKCVRLVQGDYDRETVYNANPVEVARSWEAQGGSFIHLVDLDGAKAGHPVNDELIGEIARTVQVPVQVGGGLRTLDDVKRLLSLGVSRVILGTAAIEDRAFTEAVLGTYGDKVAIGIDARNGFVATRGWLETSEVQAEVLAKELAAKGAETFIFTDISRDGMMQGPNVEAILSLAQASGKTVIASGGVTVQDDLLRLAAHRDQGIGGAIVGKALYTGNIDLAQAIEAIGALNR
- the hisF gene encoding imidazole glycerol phosphate synthase subunit HisF; translated protein: MLAKRIIPCLDVKDGRVVKGVNFVKLRDAGDPVELAALYDREGADELVFLDISASHEGRATMIEVVKQTAGEIAIPFTVGGGISQVEDMKRLLRAGADKIGINTAAVVNPELISDGARRFGSQCIVVAVDAKYNAEWGEWEVYTHGGRKPTGIRALEWVREAEKRGAGEILLTSMDADGTKDGFDLPLTSAVSRAVGIPVIASGGAGKTEDFYEVFTEGYADAALAATIFHYKEIAIPDLKQELKAKGVEIR
- the hisIE gene encoding bifunctional phosphoribosyl-AMP cyclohydrolase/phosphoribosyl-ATP diphosphatase HisIE, with protein sequence MTAENQQTLQLSLPIEALEQTVKWDAAGLVPAIVQDARSKEVLMLAYMNRESLRKSVETGQTWFWSRSRAELWNKGATSGNTQQITALKYDCDGDTLLVEVIANGPACHTGEPTCFYRTAAAASTGSGSGADERFKVLAELEQLIAERYTERPEGAYTTYLFEKGLDKILKKVGEETAESIIAAKNGDNDELRYEVSDLIYHLLVLLRERNLPLDEIMQELERRHERPRRD
- the hisJ gene encoding histidinol-phosphatase HisJ; amino-acid sequence: MLIDYHTHHERCGHAVGALEDYIRRGIEIGLSQLGVSDHMPLLHVDPAAYYPEMAMPMEELPRYVEEAFRLKEKYRGQIDVRVGLEGDYIEGWEEQIERIITAYPWDYVIGSVHFLGEWDVSDFRQVHNWEGKDVFAVYAQYYDAVTKAAQTGFYDFLGHLDVIKRFGYKPGPELEQETIELERRALAAVKEAGIAIELNASGLSKPCAEMFPSERILQAAIEMGIPLTVGSDAHDPQKLSEHLDQARTLLYKLGVRELATFKGRRRTMIPLEADK
- a CDS encoding ribose-phosphate diphosphokinase; the protein is MEAKMRMFSGSSNPKLVSDICSRLGIEPGKVKLSRFKSGEIYVHYEESIRNYDVFLVQSLSHPINEMFVELLVMIDAAKRASARTVNVIMPYYGYARQERKSAPREPISAKLLADVLTTAGASRVVTIDLHAPAIQGFFNIPVDHLTALDLMTDYLRAQQIPNPVIVSPDAGRASMAEKLANGLDSPFAIMIKKRPAHNQSVITHVIGDVAGHTPIIIEDLIDTGSTIVNVVEGLKERGAEDAYVCATHGLFSDNALEKLKHPNIRQVVVTDSIAQPELHSPHVQVLSVAPMLARATQFILEGGSIAALFKDRGI
- a CDS encoding iron chaperone; protein product: MDTNQPLFTTIDEYIAQFPPEIQDRLQQIRKLVQEVAPNAIERISYQMPTFETDGRILVHFAAFKKHIGFYPTPNGTKEFAEELSHYKGGKGSVQFPLDQPLPLDLIRRIVLFRAAENRLAAEAKAAKKRRNQ